The DNA segment AGAAGAGGCAGAGCTTTCGGATTTCACAGAACCTTTGACACACTCGGCGCGGTTGTCGGATCGACAACCGTTTTTTTACTATTCTCCTACCTTGGTTTCGGATTAAACATAATAATTCTAGTAGCCGGTATTATCGGATTTCTATCCATACCATTTTTAATATTAGTGAAGGATCCTTCTAGAATCAGCGAGGCTAGAAAAGTAGTATTTAAGATGAGGGATCTACCTAAACCTGTTTTAAAGTATTATATTACTGTAGGCGTGTTTACCTTAGGCAACTTCTCCTATATGTTTTTGATTATCTGGGCTACCGGCGGTGGTTTCCTCTTCACTCCAGCGCAGATATCGTTATCACTATTCTTGTATATACTGTTTAATCTAGTTTATGCAGTATTCTCCTTCCCTGCAGGTGTAATCTCTGATAGAATCGGTAGAAAAAAAACTCTGATAATAGGCTACTTGTTTTTCACGCTAACAAATATTGTGTTCTTAGCTTATAGGAATATTTTTGGACTTGTTTTAGGCTTCATATTATACGGGTTTTTCAACGCTTTAACAGAGGCTAATCAAAGAGCGTTAGCCGCGGATTTAGCACCAGAATATTTAAGAGGGACGATTCTAGGCTCTTTTCAAGCGTTAATAAGTTTTCTAAGTTTTCTTTCAAGTCTCATAACAGGGTTAATATGGAGCGGCTTAGGCGCGGAGTTCATATTCGTGTACGGGGCTATTTTAGCGTGCTCAGCCTCAGGTTTATTAGCAACTATTAAAAAATAAATTTTCAAAGAGATCAATCACGGCGCAAAGCGTCGACTATCTCTAATTCCATCGCTCTGTAAGCCGGGTAAGCGGCTGCGGTTAAAGCCATGATTAATCCAACCACACTCATATAAACTATTACTTCAACCGGTATTATAAAAGGGAGCTCGAAAAATAGGTTAGAGACTGTTGAAGATACTCGATTTAAGAATAGGAACCAAAGATATAAGCCTCCCCCTATTCCAACAATTAAACCGATCACCGTGATTATAACCGATTCACCGAGCACCAGCTTCAAAACTTGGTTTCTACTCATTCCTATAGCTTTTAAGATTCCGATCTCTCTCCTTCTCTCCGATACTGCGACAATCATAATTATTCCTATGCCTATAGTAGCTACGATAAAGGCAAATCCTACAAAAAAGTAAACCACATTAGAGAAGCTTTCAACAATGGATGAAATCTGATTCTCCCACTCTTTAGCTGATATTAAAGTAACACTTTCAAAACGGCGGCTTAAAACATTCTCTAAATCTTTTTTAACTTGTATTTGATCAACCCCCGCTCGTGTTTTTATAAAGAACGTCTCCACGTTTGATGTCCCCACTATCTCCTGTAACTGTGATATTGAAATATAAGCACCGTAGATGTCACCGAACGCTCTTATATTAAACATGTACTGAGGGTATCCGTAAAATTGTTCAACCAACGCTACAATTTTGAAAACCATTGTGGTAGTTGAACCGTTCACATTTTTAACGTTTAATGCGATATTATCACCGACGGTTAAATTTAATAAATCAGCGGCCTTTTTAGCCAGTATTATTGTTCTATTAGTTGATTTAAGAGTATTAAGCGCTTCTTCGATAGTTGGCCCGGAAGCTGTGTTTATCCGCGGGTAGACTGTTAAAAAAGACTCTGGATCCGTGAATATTAAAGCTATTTTAAAATCTTGGCCGTTGATTGTGCAAAGGCTCTCATAGCTTGGTGAAGCGTTTTGAACACCGGGTAGCGTGCGCAGTTCAGATGTGAAATTATAGTTAATTGAGGGACTAACCTGCATTTTAATATCGCTGCCTGTGAAGACGCGTATCACCGTAGAGAATGTGGCTGTGAAGGTGACAGCTAGCGAGCTGAAAAATATTACGAACACTATTCCAATAGCAACCATTGTAAAAGTGAAAGTTGTTCTAGTTCTATTACGCGCTACATTCCGTTCAATAATAGATTTAGATTCTTTTAAAAACAGTTTAAAAAAAGTTGAAACACCTTTAGAAATATAGTATAAGGTTGAGTTGAATGAAAGAATTAAACCGGCGGTTATAAGAGTGGTTGAGAGAAGTATTGGAGTGAAGTTGCCGGTTATTATCATGCCTCCGCCAAGTAAATACATGGTTAGCGAGCCTGAAATTAGCAGGACAACTCCTAGAATAAAGGTTTTCTTAATCACATTAACTTTAGCTACACCTTTCATTCGAGGTCGAATGGTTTCTAATATTGTGATTTTAGTAGCCGCAACAGCTGGTATATTCCCAGCTAATAATACGATGAGCATACCGGTTGAAAAACATGTTATTAGCGTTAACGGGTTTAGAATAATTGTTAACTCTCCTAAAGATGTGAGAGTTGAAATAGCCGCTCCTAGAAAATCTAACATATACGTGCTTAGTAGGATTCCTGCTATAGTCCCGGTTGTTGAGCCGATTAAACCATATATTAGTGTCTCTACAATAACATAGGTGAAGATCTGCTTGGTTGAGGCGCCTATAGCTCTCATTATACCTAGATCACGTTTTCTCTCAGAGATATTCATAAGCATAACTACTATAATTAAAACAAATGTTACTATTAATGCGAGTATTGAGAAAATGTTTAAGGCGCCTCTTAAAACCATAATATTAGACGATGATTTATCTAACGCTTCAAGCTTCTGAGAATAGTATGTGAATTTATCTCCGTATAAATTTCTGAGATTGTTTATAACTGCGTCAATATTTCTATAACTGTCAATTTTTAAAACTAATTCAGTAGCCTGACTCTCCATGTGCAGTAGACTTTGTATGAATTCAATGTTAAAAACTATTAAAGGTGCAGATTTTTCAATTGAGAATTTACCTTGAAAAACACCGACACCGATGATTTGAACCGTTTCATTAACTCCGATAACAGGACTGTATAATCCTATTATCTGACCGGGTGTGAGATTAAACATTTCGGCTGCAACCTGGTTTATGATACAGTTATTGCCTTGTAGTTGATTAATTAAATCAGCCGGGTTTACTAAACCGAATTCGCTATCTAAGATGACGTCAATTCCTAATAATATGAGTACGTTGTCACCTGTCCCGTTAAACCAGAAGGTTTGAAGCGTGGATATGCGCGGCGCAGCCGCCTCCACGTGAGGGGTGTTTAAAATCTGAGTTATTAAGGATGAATTATAGCTTATAGAGTAGAGTGGATTTGAACTATTAGAGAGAGTTAAATCGACGTCGCTGAAGGTTGATAATAACTGCGTGATATACGCGTTCTCCACTCCGTCAGCTCCTACATTAGCGCCTGCGAAAACCGCTACACCGATAGTGATACATATTATAGTTAAAGCCGCCCTTGATTTTCTCTTTCTAATAGTTCTCAGACTCGTTTTTAACAAGCCCAATGAGATCACACTCAACTCACAGGTCGGCTCTCACCTATTAACCTCCCATCTCTTAGAAAAAGAATTCTATCCGTCATATTAGCTATATCACTGTCGTGGGTCACCACTATTAACCCTATATTTCTCTCTTTACATGAATCTAAAAGAATCTTCATAACCATTCTACCTGTTTTAGAGTCTAAATCCCCTGTAGGTTCATCAGCTAATATGAGGGAGGGGTTATTAGCTAACGCTCTAGCGATAGCGACTCTCTGCTGCTCCCCTCCGCTAAGCTCATCCGGGAGATGATTAAATCTATCGCTTAAACCCACCAAGGATAGAAGCGCGGCTGTTCTCTGCGCTCTCTCTTTTTTCTTAACACCAGCTATGAGAAGAGGGAGCTCTACGTTTTCTCCAGCTGTTAAAACATCTATTAAATTATAGAATTGAAATACGAAACCGATTGTGTGACGGCGTAAATCAACTATTTGACGATTAGACATTAAAGTCACGTTCTGCCCGTTAATTAATATGGTTCCAGATGATGGCTTATCCAGTAACCCTATTAAGTTTAGAAAAGTTGTTTTACCTGACCCGCTAGGGCCCATAATAGCGGTTGGCTCCCCGCGATATATTTTAACGCTAACGTTATCTAGTGCTTTAATAATCTGGTCACCTCGCTTATAATATCTGGATAGGTTAACAGTCTCCACGACTACTTCTTTCTCTAAACCTATCTGTGCGAGATTTAATTCATGATTCAAATGAACCACCCTTTAATTGTGAAAATGAAATTATAATTTCAGGGTAACTGTAGTTTTTACATCTATTATTAAATAGTTAAGAGTTTTCTAAACCCTTTAATATATTTTTTCTAAAAATAATGTGAATCCACTTAATTTATTTAGAATTAGAAAAATAGTGGTGGGGTCGAAGGGATTTGAACCCTTAACCACTCCTCAAAAGGATTGTGAAATCCTTTTTACGAGTGTCTCCAGGTACGCTCCAGAATATCTTCATCCGTGGAGTCAGTTAATTATTTAGCGTTATTTCTGGAGCCCGTCGTCCTACCTGGTTAGACCACGACCCCCTTAAACTAATTTTATTGATATAACCAACATTATTTAAAATTTATTTTATTTTTAAAGAATGAGAGGTAGTATCGTTCCGTGATCGAAACGAGAACGGGTGTTTCCTTCCGCCTATGGCCGCCAGCGAACTGGCAGCACTATATGTTCCCGTGGGCTCTCGCACCACAGTACTTATATAGTCGCGCGGAAGCTTAACTTTCACGCGATACTACCATCTACTTGAAAATAATATTTAGTATATAAATTTATTTCTTTAAGTGAGCTGGTTCACCGTCCACGGTGATTTCCCCGCGTCTCACCCTTGTGGAAGATATAGGCAGGCCGTCGTAAGCTAAAACCATATCTACAAGAACTATTTCAAGAGGTTGAAGCCCTCTGCTAACCCTGATTTGATTGATCTCTAAGGCTGTTTTAAACGTGTCCTCCGTTACCACTATAGCTTCAATATTTTTCTCATAGACAGTCGGGCCGTACTTATCGCTTAAATCTATAATTTGGAAGTCGACGTCTTTAAAATGCTCTCTTATAAAGTTGATGACGCTGCGCTTTCTCAACTCAAAAGGTTGGATAACATTAGATAAAGGCTTAGAAGCGCAGAAAGAGTCCGTGGTCACACCGATTAAAATTCTTTCACCTATTGAAAAAGCTTTAGTTAGAAGTGATTCATGCCCTTTATGAAAGTGGTCGAATGTCCCCCCTACAGCCACTAACTTATACTTTTTAGACGTTTGGGGGGGAACGCTCATAGAAACCAGCTTCGAAAGTATATAATGAAAAAGAGGTTCAAAGTTGTAAAAACTAGAGGCGCTTACCCTTCTCCTCTTCTATTGTGTAAATCGATTTAATATAAGCGGTGCCATCGCAATCCTTACACTTACCTAATTCTTTGAATATATAGTCGCCTCTCCGGAATTCTCTTATTTCAGAAAATCCGCATTTATCACATTTAATAACCGTCATAGTGTTCACCGGTTTCATTAAAGAGGGGACTGGTCTGGCGCCTATATTTAACAGGGAGGTTACAAATGAGAATAATAAAAATCCCATGATAATATACAGGAAGTTATTTGTGGCTATGCCCAGATACATGAGGTAAGCCGCTCCGGCAGCCATAATCAAACCGATTATGATCGCCGCAATTCTAGACAGCTTACTCGGTTTATTATCCGATCCTTCACCACTCATTTCACACACCCACTCCGATAGTATTACCGATACCAGCTAATATTATTACATCACCGGGCTTTGTCCGCTCGTTAATAGCTGTCTTAATCCTGTTAACAACATTGTCAACAGCTTCCGCTAGTTCCTTTTTAAGAGATGTAACAGCTTCTTCAATGGTTTCTTTAACTATTATAGCGTCTAGGGGTATATTATAGGCTACACCTGCATCCTCCATTTTGAATTTCTCAACTCCAGGCCCGCCTATAGCAGCGCCTACACCTTCCGCGATTTCAGCTGATTTCTCACCTTCAAGTCTTAAAGCAGCGTCTATTGTTATAATCCTGCTTATCTTCCCGTTATTCTCTTCAACTAATTTTTTAATAGCCTCCCCTGGTTTACCTACAGCTCCACCAGGCCCTTGGGCTCTTACAATATAAAGCCTACGGTTCTCGAAGTCTACTTCATATACCATCGTATCTTTCACATAATTTAAGATTTCTTTCACAGGTTTCCCCGCCCGCTTATACTCTTTGGCTATCGCGGTGACTACAAATGGTCCTATTGAATCACCGATCGGTTTACCATCAGCGAACGCTCTTAACGCCTCGAAATAAGCGCTTGCAATTCTCATTATCTCGCTTAACTGCATTTGCAATTGCACGATGAAAATATAACTCTTAGATTTTTTAGCTAAAAGATAGTAGTGTCTTACCACTTTAAATATAAAGTATACTGCTTGAGCCGCCTCCAATAAGTTTTCAATATTCTGAATTTCAGATTCCGGGGCTGTGGGCGCTAACTGTCGAACCTGCATTTCGAATCGACTATCCCTCACATCGAGAATATGTTCAAGTCTCTTTAAAACACCCGCCGGATCCTTGTCAACTGGTTCAATAGTAAAGAATTCGAGGAAGTTGTTAACAGCGTTAGTTGGATCCGTGTCACATTTACAAACCTCTTTTATAGTGTTAATGGTAATAGACTTACCTTTAGAATAATACATCTCCAACTTCGATAAAGCAACTTCGATCTGCTTGCTCATCGCCCATATTTGAATTCTCTGAGCGAATATAATATATATGAAGAAGAAGACATAGATAAGTATTGAAATTATCGAGTTTATATCGTTTCCAAAATTGAATTGCATTAAGATTACACCTCAAATAAAGAAGCGGCAGCTTATCTTCAATTATTTTTGGCCTTCAATTAACTATCTCTATAATTTGACATAAAAACAGATATAAGACGTTTTAATAAACTTTTCGCATTAAAATTTTATTGAGTTAAAACTACACGCTGCAAATAATTTTTTTACCATAGTACATAACCGCATCTACAAAAAATATATTAAACTCTTTAATATAATCAGTTATCGCATTGACAGCAGGGATTTATTCAAAACTTAAATTAGACCTAATAAGTTAAAGTGATCGAATTGTCTGAGAATAAAATATGTTTAACCCCCCAAGAATTTGAATTACTCCAATTATTGAATTCGACAAGCGGGGGCGGAGAGGTAAGAGAGGTCGCTAAAGATCTTAAGAAAAGCTATGTTGAAGTTATTCGAGTAGCCCAAGAATTATCTGAGAAAAAATTATTAACAATTGAAGCATCCACCGAGAAAATTATAAGATTGCTCCCATCTGGGTTAAAAGCGGCGACTGAAGGTTTACCTGAGCGTATAGCTGTTGAAAAAATTTTAAAAAACGGCGGCTCAGTTGAGTTAAACCGTTTACAGGAGTTACTATCAGTCACATCCGATGAACTTAAAATTATACTAGGCTGGCTTCGCGCTAAAAACTGGGTTAAAATAATTAAAAAAGACGGGGGTATGATTTTAAGCGCTGAGAAAAAGCCTGAAGAAAGCTCGGATGAAAAGCTTTTAAAATATTTAATGGAGAAAGGGGAGGTATCATACGAACAGTTAAACAGCGAGTTTAGAAAAGCGTTAGAAGATTTAAAGAGAAGAAAAGAACTTGTTGAAGTAGCACCTATAACTTACAGATATCTGAAAATAACTCAAGCAGGGAGAAGCGCGCTTCTTAAAGAAGTGGAGTTCAAACACGAGGTAACACAGCTGACACCGGAGCTTATTAAAACCGGTGGATGGCGTAAGGCGGAGTTTAAAAAATTTGATTTAGAGTCGCCTGTGAGTAGAATCTACCCCGGTAAACTTCATCCGATAACCTTACTTATAGATGAGATAAGAGAGATATTCTTAGAGTTCGGATTCGAAGAGATAGAGAGCCCCCTGGTGGAGAATACATTCTGGAATTTCGACGTCCTATTCGTTCCACAGGATCATCCTGCAAGAGATGCGTGGGATACATTTTACCTGAAAAAACCTAGTAGAGGAAATCTACGCGACAGCGAAATCATCTTAAATGTTAAAGCAGCGCACGAAAACGGTTGGGTGACCGGCTCGAAAGGTTGGGGTTACACTTGGGATAGAAGCGAGGCGGAGAAGCTTATTCTAAGAACACACACCACAGCGGCGACTATCAGATACGCTGCCACCAACCCTAAGCCACCTAAAAAAGTTTTCTGCATAGACAGAGTATATAGAAATGAAAGAACAGATTACCGCCACCTCGCAGAATTTACACAAATAGAGGGTATTATCATCGACGAGAACGCTTCTTTAAGAGAACTACTCGGATTTCTAAAAGAATTTTATAACCGGCTAGGTTTTAATAAAATCAGGTTCAGACCAGGGTATTTCCCCTTTACGGAACCTAGTATAGAAGTAGATTTATACTCGGATAAGTTGAATCAGTGGATAGAAATGGTTGGAGCTGGAATCTTCAGACCTGAAGTGACAGCACCGTTAGGGGTTAGAACACCTATTTTAGCTTGGGGAATGGGGTTCGAACGTTTAGCTATGCTGAGATTAGATCTTAACGATGTTCGCATATTATATCGGAATGATATCAACTGGTTAAGAAGCATTCCAAGTATTATAAAGAAGGGGATTTAAAAATGCCTTCAATAGAATTAGAAATAGAAGAGTTAAATCAACTGCTTGGAGCGGCTTTTTCAATAGAAGATTTGAAAACAAACTTAAGCCAAATAGGCTTAGACATTGAAAGCGTGGAAAACGGTGTTATAAAAGCCGAGTATAATCCGAATAGACCGGATTACTGTACTATTGAAGGAGTTGTGAGACAGCTTAAAGGGAGACTCGGCTTAGAAAAAGGGTTACCGGATTACAAAATAGATAAAGGTTCTATAACGCTCACAGTCGATGAGAGTGTAGCTGAGATAAGACCGCTAATAGTTTGCGGAGTGGCTAGAAACGTAGTATTAGATTATAAGCGAATCCAGAGATTGATGAAAATTCAAGAAGACCTTCATAGATTAGTTGGAAGAAACCGTTTTAAAGCTGCGATAGGAGTCCACGACTTAGATAAAGTTAATCCACCATTCAAATATTTAGGTGTTAAGCCGGAGTCTGTGAAGTTTACACCTTTAGGTGAACGCGTTGAAATGAATCTTAAAGAAATACTGAAAAAACATCCTAAAGGAGTCGAATACGCGCACCTAGTCAATAAATACGACAGGTACCCTATAATTTTAGATAGGGAAGGGGAAGTGTTATCTTTTCCACCTATCATAAACGGTGTTTTAACCCAAGTAACGGAGGAAACTGAAAACATATTCCTAGATATAACCGGGTACAGTATGTCAAATATTTTAATGGCTCTTAATATTCTAAGCACCGCTCTCTATGATTCAGGTGCTAGACTGGAGACCGTTAATGTGAAATACCCGGATAAAACCCTCATCACCCCCACACTTGAACCTGAAGTTATGTTATTTAACAAAGAGAAAGCTTTGAAAACAATAGGTTTAACTCTCTCAGATAAAGAGATCTTGGAAGCCTTCAACAGAGTTAGATTCAGAGCGGAGAGGGTACCTGATAAAAAAGGAAGCGTTTTTAAAATATATATTCCACCGTATAGATTCGACATCCTCCATGAAATAGATTTAGTGGAGGAGTTAGCTATAGGATACGGTTTAGATAAAATTGAACCTGTTTACCGATCCACACCTACAACAGGCTCTTATTCCATTAAAAATAAGCTTGTAACCCAGTTAAGAAGAATACTAATAGGCCTACAATTATTAGAAGTTGTAACCACTTCACTTACAAATGAAGAAGATCAGTTTAAGAGAATGCTATTTTTCGACGAGGATCACGTCCAATTATTAAACCCTGTGAGCGGTGAGTACACTATTTTTAGAGTAAATATTTTACCAAGTTTACTAAAAGTATTTAGTATAAATAGACACGCCCCATTACCACAGCGAATATTCGAAATAGGCGACGTCCTTAAAATAGATGAATCAAATATGGAGACCAAAACTAGAAGAGAGGTTAATATCGCTTTCGCAGTTATGGATGACGCTGCAAACTATACAGTGATAAAAGAGTTAACAGAAGCTTTCATAAGAGAATTAGGTATAAGAGACATCTCTTATAGTCATATTGAAAAACCGTTTATATTAGAGGGAAGAGGGGGCTCATTAACATGCAATAATGTGAGAGTAGGTTGGATTGGCGAGATACACCCACAGGTTCTAAACAACTTTGAAATAGAATACCCTGTGTGCGCGGCTGAATTCTCTTTAAAGAACATAGAGGAGGCTCTTAAAAAAAATTAAACAATTAAAGCAACCCTTCAATTATTAGTTAAACATAGTAGACGTAATTTTTTTATCGGAAAAAGTTTAAACTAGATTTAGCGATGATAGACTAGCCTTTCTTCGAGGGCTGGCGGAAGAGAATATGACGCCTAGAGCAAGAGAAAGGCAACACTGGAGCTATGGGTTGAGTAAACGCAATGATAGGCCCTTAGCCAATTAAAGGTGGTTCACCTGTTAGATGAGGCGGGGTTAACCCAGATGCGGTACATCAACCCAACGCGTCAGCTAAACCCCCGGCATAGAGAACTTAGCTGAGGGGGGCGCAAAACCCCGTCTATGATGCTAAGCGTTAATGGCGGGGGACATGACGCGACTATTTATATTTCTAGGGTTTATTTATTAATGAATTTTAGAGCGGGTGTGGAGAATCCATCCTATGACACGGATTTTCAGTATTTTAAAGGAGAGGCTAGCAGATCAGATACCTGGAAGTGTTATAAATCTACTGCCAAGAGGCTACCAGAAGATAGGGGATATTATAATATTATCGCTTAAACCTGAGCTTATACCCTACCGTGAAATTATAGCAAGTGAACTTATCAAGTTAACACCTCGAACTAGAATGGTGATGCTTAAAAAAAGCGGTGTCACCGGCGAATTTAGGAAACCTAATTTAGAAGTCATATTAGGAGAGGGGGGGACTGAAACAGTTCACTTCGAAAACAACTGTATATTTAAACTAGATGTGACGAATATAATGTTTTCTAAAGGAAATATCTCTGAGCGACGTAGAATAGCCAAACTTGTAAGAGAGGGGGAAACAGTAGTTGACATGTTTGCCGGGATAGGATATTTTTCAATAAACATAGCTGTTCACGCTAAGCCTAAAAAAATAATAGCTATTGAACTTAACCCACTAGCGTATAAGTATCTTCTAGAAAATATAAGACTAAACAAAGTTGAACATTTAATTGAACCAATCCACGGGGACGCGGGAATAGTTTGCACTCAGCTAACCAACTTAGCTGATAGAGTTATAATGGGGCTCCTACCCTCACCTAGAAATTACGTGAAACCTGCACTAAATATTCTGAGAAGACCTGGGGTGATACATTATGAAGGGGTATGTGAATCTGGAAGCCGGTTTGAAACACTTTTAAAAGAATTTATAACAGCTGCTGAGCTCTCAGAAAAAGAGGTGAAACTAATCGGCTCCAGGAGAGTTAAATCTTTTGGACCGCGCAAAGAACATGTGAGACTGGATATCCAGGTGAATTGAAATGTTCAATTTAACCCAATATTCACATCTTAAACCTGATAGCAGAGGCTGGCTTCAAATTGAAAATATTTGTTTTAAAGACATCGTAGACGAGTTTGGAACACCCGTATACGTCTACTCCTTTAAGCGAATAAAAGAGAATTGCATGACGCTTCTAAAAACATTCGAAAAGCGTTTTAAAAATAAGATTTTTTATTCATACAAGACTAACATGAACACGAAGCTCTGCAATATAATACATGAAACAGGGATTGGAGCCGAGGTTATCTCTGAAATAGAGTTGCAAACGGCTTTAAAACACGTTAACCCGAATATGATTGTTTTAGATGGCCCTCATAAACCTTTACAACTTGTTAGAACAGCTGTTGAACACGGTGTGAATTTAATAAACGCGGATAGTTTAGAAGAACTTAAAATAATTAACAACGTCGCTGAAGAGTTGAAAGTTACCCAAAAAGTAGGTTTAACATTGAACCCTGATCCAGATTCTAAAATAGGAGTCGCCTTAGATGAATCAGAGTTACTCCTGCTTGAAAAATATGTTAATAAATTAAATTACATTAAACTTTCAGCGCTTCACTGCCATTTAAGAACCCAAAACTTTGATTTAAATGATTACGTAGAAATGCTTACAAGAATGAGCGGGCTTTCAAAACGGATAAAAGCTAAAACAGGATTCGAGATAAATTTTTTCGATTTAGGCGGCGGATTACCTGAAGCTGCGGTTATAGGGAAAAAAATAAACGAGTTAGCGGATAAAATAAGAGAGAGAATAGAAGATTTAGATTTAAACGGTGAAATTTACTTCGAGCCGGGGCGCTTCATAGTTGGTGACGCTGCGGTTTTATTAACCAAAGTACTAAATATTAAAAAAATACTTGACAGAAGATGGATAATCGTAGACGCGGGCTCAAATATTATCTCACCTTTAAGTAAAGCAAACCACCGGTTTACAGTGGCTAACAGGTTATTAGAAGATTATTCAAAAGAATACGCGATAGGGGGGCCTTTACCTGCATCATTCGATGTTTTAAATCGGAGTTACTGTTTACCTGAGCGGATAGAGGTAGGAGATTATATCGGTATAATTAATGCGGGAGCGTATTGCGATTCTTTTGCAATACGCTTTGGAGAGAGTGAAACTGTGAATGTTCTAATAGAGAACGGCAAGGTTACTAGGATTTAAAAACCGCTTCTTTAACGCGTTCTAAGTATTCTGGGTGTTTATCAAAATATTCTCTGCACGGTTTAAGCATATCGCTAAGATACTTAGCGGTAGCTTTTTTAAGATCCAAGGGGTGAAGACGCCCATCCGCGTATAATTTTTCTAATTCATTGTAGTCGTAAACTTCTATATCACCGCCGAATTTTGAAGGCCGCTCTATTAGAAATCTTATTCTCTGACCTCTAAATATTATATTTTTAGCTATATCTAAAACAGGGTTTAATTCAACCTGTCTTTCAGGGCAGTACGCATTTAACAATTTATTTAATATTGTTTCAGGAGAGTCGTGAACATATATACAGGTTTCAGGATGGCTTTTACTCATCTTAGAAGCGATTTGAAGATCCACCTTCTCCTCTTCATCAAAGCCACCCATTTTTGTAGGACCTTTCAAACCCATTAACATGTGGTGGTGGACACATACAGGTTTACGCCATCCTAGTCTTTCAGCTATCTCCCGGGCTAGCATATTAGCCT comes from the Candidatus Odinarchaeum yellowstonii genome and includes:
- a CDS encoding phenylalanine--tRNA ligase subunit alpha, with amino-acid sequence MSENKICLTPQEFELLQLLNSTSGGGEVREVAKDLKKSYVEVIRVAQELSEKKLLTIEASTEKIIRLLPSGLKAATEGLPERIAVEKILKNGGSVELNRLQELLSVTSDELKIILGWLRAKNWVKIIKKDGGMILSAEKKPEESSDEKLLKYLMEKGEVSYEQLNSEFRKALEDLKRRKELVEVAPITYRYLKITQAGRSALLKEVEFKHEVTQLTPELIKTGGWRKAEFKKFDLESPVSRIYPGKLHPITLLIDEIREIFLEFGFEEIESPLVENTFWNFDVLFVPQDHPARDAWDTFYLKKPSRGNLRDSEIILNVKAAHENGWVTGSKGWGYTWDRSEAEKLILRTHTTAATIRYAATNPKPPKKVFCIDRVYRNERTDYRHLAEFTQIEGIIIDENASLRELLGFLKEFYNRLGFNKIRFRPGYFPFTEPSIEVDLYSDKLNQWIEMVGAGIFRPEVTAPLGVRTPILAWGMGFERLAMLRLDLNDVRILYRNDINWLRSIPSIIKKGI
- the pheT gene encoding phenylalanine--tRNA ligase subunit beta; translation: MPSIELEIEELNQLLGAAFSIEDLKTNLSQIGLDIESVENGVIKAEYNPNRPDYCTIEGVVRQLKGRLGLEKGLPDYKIDKGSITLTVDESVAEIRPLIVCGVARNVVLDYKRIQRLMKIQEDLHRLVGRNRFKAAIGVHDLDKVNPPFKYLGVKPESVKFTPLGERVEMNLKEILKKHPKGVEYAHLVNKYDRYPIILDREGEVLSFPPIINGVLTQVTEETENIFLDITGYSMSNILMALNILSTALYDSGARLETVNVKYPDKTLITPTLEPEVMLFNKEKALKTIGLTLSDKEILEAFNRVRFRAERVPDKKGSVFKIYIPPYRFDILHEIDLVEELAIGYGLDKIEPVYRSTPTTGSYSIKNKLVTQLRRILIGLQLLEVVTTSLTNEEDQFKRMLFFDEDHVQLLNPVSGEYTIFRVNILPSLLKVFSINRHAPLPQRIFEIGDVLKIDESNMETKTRREVNIAFAVMDDAANYTVIKELTEAFIRELGIRDISYSHIEKPFILEGRGGSLTCNNVRVGWIGEIHPQVLNNFEIEYPVCAAEFSLKNIEEALKKN
- a CDS encoding class I SAM-dependent methyltransferase family protein, with translation MTRIFSILKERLADQIPGSVINLLPRGYQKIGDIIILSLKPELIPYREIIASELIKLTPRTRMVMLKKSGVTGEFRKPNLEVILGEGGTETVHFENNCIFKLDVTNIMFSKGNISERRRIAKLVREGETVVDMFAGIGYFSINIAVHAKPKKIIAIELNPLAYKYLLENIRLNKVEHLIEPIHGDAGIVCTQLTNLADRVIMGLLPSPRNYVKPALNILRRPGVIHYEGVCESGSRFETLLKEFITAAELSEKEVKLIGSRRVKSFGPRKEHVRLDIQVN